In one window of Mesorhizobium sp. B2-1-1 DNA:
- the dnaA gene encoding chromosomal replication initiator protein DnaA codes for MAASSDAEQKFDRVKAQLKARLGTEVYSSWFGRMKVAEASKGIVRISVPTAFLRSWINGHYLDLICELWKHEDPEILKIEIIVRTATRQGRSHAEPELAPARKMTRQTQTALAAGTVSPGRLERAPAPRPGMPAESEFRHNVLGSPLDPRYTFASFIEGPSNRVAFAAAKAVAESQSSAVRFNPLFLHATVGLGKTHLLQAIAAESLKQNPKSRVVYLTAEYFMWRFATAIRDNNALTLKEQLRDIDLLIIDDMQFLQGKSIQHEFCHLINMLLDSAKQVVVAADRPPSELESLEPRVRSRLNGGVALEMSAPDFAMRLGMLKLRLATARHDDASLDISDEILNHVARTVTGSGRELEGAFNQLLFRQSFEPQITIDRIDEILGHIYRTGEPKRVRIEDIQRIVARHYNVSKTELLSNRRTRTIVKPRQVAMYLSKVMTPRSLPEIGRRFGGRDHTTVLHAVRKIEDLSGGDNTLAQELELLRRLINDQA; via the coding sequence ATGGCGGCTTCCAGCGACGCGGAACAGAAGTTCGACCGGGTCAAGGCCCAGTTGAAGGCGCGCTTGGGAACCGAAGTCTATTCGAGCTGGTTCGGGCGCATGAAGGTCGCGGAGGCTTCAAAGGGCATCGTTCGCATTTCGGTGCCCACTGCCTTCCTGCGCTCGTGGATCAACGGCCATTATCTCGACCTTATCTGCGAGCTTTGGAAGCACGAGGATCCGGAGATCCTCAAGATCGAGATCATCGTGCGCACAGCCACCCGACAGGGACGCAGCCATGCCGAACCGGAATTGGCGCCGGCGCGCAAGATGACGCGACAAACGCAGACGGCGCTGGCCGCCGGCACCGTAAGCCCCGGCAGGCTGGAGCGGGCTCCGGCGCCGCGCCCGGGCATGCCGGCCGAGAGCGAGTTCCGCCACAATGTGCTGGGATCGCCGCTCGATCCGCGTTACACGTTCGCCTCTTTCATCGAAGGGCCGTCGAACCGGGTGGCCTTCGCCGCGGCCAAGGCCGTGGCGGAATCGCAGTCGAGCGCGGTGCGCTTCAACCCGCTCTTCCTTCATGCGACGGTCGGCCTCGGCAAGACCCATTTGTTGCAGGCTATCGCCGCGGAATCGCTGAAGCAGAACCCGAAATCGCGCGTCGTCTACCTGACGGCGGAATATTTCATGTGGCGCTTCGCCACCGCGATCCGCGACAACAATGCCTTGACGCTCAAGGAACAGCTTCGCGATATCGACCTGCTCATCATCGACGACATGCAATTCCTGCAGGGCAAGTCGATCCAGCACGAATTCTGCCATCTGATCAACATGCTGCTCGACAGCGCCAAGCAGGTCGTCGTCGCCGCCGACCGGCCCCCGTCGGAACTGGAATCCCTCGAACCGCGGGTCCGCTCGCGCCTCAATGGCGGCGTCGCGCTCGAAATGTCGGCCCCCGATTTCGCCATGCGCCTGGGCATGCTCAAGCTGCGCCTCGCCACCGCCAGGCACGACGACGCTTCCCTCGACATCTCCGACGAGATCCTCAATCACGTCGCCCGCACGGTGACCGGCAGCGGCCGCGAACTGGAAGGCGCCTTCAATCAACTCCTGTTCCGCCAGTCGTTCGAGCCGCAGATCACCATCGATCGCATCGACGAGATCCTCGGCCATATCTACCGCACCGGCGAGCCGAAGCGGGTCCGTATCGAGGATATTCAGCGCATCGTCGCGCGGCACTACAATGTGTCGAAGACCGAGTTGCTGTCCAACAGGCGCACGCGCACCATCGTCAAGCCGAGGCAGGTCGCCATGTATCTGTCCAAGGTGATGACGCCGCGCTCGCTGCCCGAGATCGGGCGGCGCTTCGGCGGCCGCGACCACACAACGGTGCTGCACGCAGTGCGCAAGATCGAGGATCTTTCCGGCGGCGACAACACGCTGGCGCAGGAACTGGAACTGTTGAGACGGTTGATCAACGACCAGGCCTGA